The following is a genomic window from Armatimonadota bacterium.
GACCGTCTTGCCCATCTGCGTCAGCTCGCGCAGCAGTTCCTTGATTTCCACGCGCGCGCGGGGATCGAGGCCCGAGGCAGGCTCGTCGAGGATCAGCAGCTTCGGGTCGTGCACCAGCGTCTTTGCCATGCACAAGCGCTGCTTCATGCCGCGCGACAGGGTATCGACAAAGGTATCGCGCTTCGACGCCAGGTCCGCCAACTCGAGCACGTCCTCGATGATGCGCCGCCTGCGGTCGAATGGTATGCGATACGCGGAGGCGAAGAAGTCGAGGTACTCGTGCACCGTCACGTCGTCGTACACGCCGAAGAAGTCGGGCATGTAACCGACGACGGCGCGCACGTCGTCGGGCTGCTTCGTGACGTCGGCGCCGTCAACGATCGCCGTACCCGCGGTCGGGTCGAGCAGGGTGGCGATGACGCGAATGGTGGTCGTCTTGCCGGCCCCGTTTGGGCCGATGAAGCCGAAGCAGTCTCCCGGCTCGAGGCTGAGGGACACATCGTTGACCGCGACGACATTGCCAAACTTCTTGGTCAGCCCGCGGAGTTCGAGTATCGCGCTCATTTCATCTCCCTGCGGCGGTCTGGCCCGCTTGGATCCAGCGGTCGAATTCCCGGAACTCGTACGTTGCGAGCCCGAGCGCAATCAGGATCACCGCGATCGGCCACCCCCACGCGACGATCACGCTGACCACCATCAAGCGCGCCGGCCCCAACGCCATGTAATCGCCGCCCACCGCGCCCGAGTGGATCCACTTGAGGCACAGCTCCAGCGCGAACAGCAACGCAAGCGGCGCGAGCGCCTTGCGCGCGGCGGCCGCGGCGCCGGGATTCGCCAGGCGGCGGCGAGCGGCCAGCCCAAGACCGGCGGCGAGGATGAGGATCACGCCTGACGGAACCAGCGCGTAACGCACGAGGTAGATCAACCACGGGCTTTCGACCAGCCCGTGGCCACCGACGAGCAGCATCGAGAGGTTGAGGATCAGCACCACCGCGAGGAGCACGAAGGTCAGCACGCCGGCGCTCACGGTGCTGCGATAGCGCAGCGAAGCGAACACGCCGAGCGCCGCGCCCTGGATCACCCACAGCAGCCCCGCGGTGAAGACCCAGAACAGGCCCGTATCCATGCCGCCGCCTCCGATGTCGCCGAAGCCAACGGGAGAGAAGAGCACGGCGGGAAGGAAGACCGACCAACTCCCTCCCGTGATCCTGTCGGAATGCAGCAACCAGATCCACAGCCCCGGCGCTGTCACCACCAGCACGCCGATGATCGGCCACAGCACTCCCGTTACCTTCCCCACCACCAGGTGCACCGGCTGCAGCCGCGTGATGAGCATCTGCTCCCACGTGCGCACCTCGCGCTCGCCCGCCACGCTGCGCGCACCGACGACCGCTGCGCCGAGCGCCAGCAGCACCGCGTACACCATTATCAGCGTCGCACGCTCGGCGAGGCCAGCTGCCCCTATGAGCCCCCGGGTCGCAAGCGCCAAGGCTGCTGCGGCGATCATCGCCGCAGCGATCGCCGCCAGCTTGGTCCTGCGGCTCCACTCCCGCCAGAAACGGAGTCGCGCCTCGCGCCGCACGATCGGGTTGTCCGTTATCAGGTTCTGCACAATGCGGCCACCCCACACGACTGCCTTACCGCTCGCCTGAGACGATGATATCCACGCGGTGGACCTGGACCCCCGGGACGTCCTCGCGTCGCACTAGGCGAACCTTGATTGTCCCGTCTTCGGCGACGAATCTGCCAGGCTCAGGCACGACTATGGTCTGCTGCACGCCTCCCCACCGGCCCGCCCGCGGCGCCTGTGCGCCGCCGTCCGCCGCCGGCGCCGCTCCGACCTTCTCCCATGCTCCACCGCTGCGATCGTACAGCGATACGTCGCACAGGGGGGGCCCGTGTGCGTCACCTGCGAGGTTACAAATGACTTCGAGGCCGTCCACGCGGATGCCGGCGAGGTCCGGCGGAGGCTCGAAGG
Proteins encoded in this region:
- a CDS encoding ABC transporter ATP-binding protein, coding for MSAILELRGLTKKFGNVVAVNDVSLSLEPGDCFGFIGPNGAGKTTTIRVIATLLDPTAGTAIVDGADVTKQPDDVRAVVGYMPDFFGVYDDVTVHEYLDFFASAYRIPFDRRRRIIEDVLELADLASKRDTFVDTLSRGMKQRLCMAKTLVHDPKLLILDEPASGLDPRARVEIKELLRELTQMGKTVFVSSHILPELADICNKIGIIEQGQLLVSGLVQDIMQQVVGRAALRIQIADGECEALAEYVRTVPGVVGARVENRAVVVHCDESGVDQAQLLRELIERGFRIAGFHEIEADLEDVFMRVTRGIVS